One window from the genome of Microbulbifer sp. ALW1 encodes:
- a CDS encoding cupin domain-containing protein, with the protein MRNTIQPLTHLGDIPVETFLREFWQKKPLLIRNAFPDFASPISGEELAGMALEEQIESRLIEEQGIEGPWQLRCGPFTEQDFFNLPKSHWTLLIQAVDQWIPEVAALKDHFRFIPDWRLDDIMISYAADQGSVGPHYDFYDVFLLQAEGNRRWHLGPKADASSPRVEGTQLNILRDFESEANWLLEPGDMLYLPPQFSHWGIAEGGCTTISVGFRAPSARTMLEDLAAELSAGLPDHYRYTDPDLTLPANPSEIDTATVSRVQRQLAEWLQQPQNIAQWFGAIMTEAKYPDTVALDAGSAEDWREHLAEGGELMLNPGSRCAFCRDPASLFIDGEAFPAPLLFAEGFCNTRSLTQSDVDGYPELMAHGGLLDQLVSQGSLIYPELLDDEEDEEDWEE; encoded by the coding sequence TTGCGTAACACCATTCAACCGCTGACCCATCTTGGCGATATCCCGGTGGAGACCTTTTTGCGGGAGTTCTGGCAAAAAAAGCCATTGCTGATCCGCAACGCCTTTCCCGATTTTGCCTCCCCCATATCCGGCGAAGAGCTCGCCGGTATGGCGCTGGAGGAGCAGATTGAATCCCGCTTGATTGAAGAGCAGGGAATCGAAGGCCCCTGGCAGCTGCGCTGCGGCCCCTTTACCGAGCAGGACTTTTTCAATTTGCCCAAATCCCACTGGACGCTGCTGATCCAGGCGGTTGACCAGTGGATTCCAGAAGTTGCCGCGCTTAAAGACCACTTCCGGTTTATTCCCGACTGGCGTCTGGACGATATCATGATCAGCTACGCTGCCGATCAGGGTAGTGTCGGCCCCCACTACGATTTTTACGATGTATTCCTGCTGCAGGCGGAAGGCAATCGCCGCTGGCATCTGGGCCCCAAGGCCGATGCCAGCAGTCCACGTGTGGAGGGCACCCAGCTCAATATCCTGCGGGACTTCGAGTCCGAGGCCAACTGGCTACTGGAACCCGGCGATATGCTGTATCTGCCACCACAATTCAGCCATTGGGGTATCGCCGAAGGTGGCTGCACCACCATCTCCGTGGGCTTCCGTGCGCCTTCGGCCCGCACCATGCTGGAAGACCTGGCAGCAGAACTCAGCGCCGGCTTGCCGGATCACTACCGCTACACCGACCCGGATCTGACACTTCCCGCAAACCCATCAGAAATTGATACCGCTACCGTGAGCCGTGTGCAGCGGCAGCTGGCAGAGTGGCTGCAGCAACCGCAGAACATCGCCCAGTGGTTCGGAGCCATCATGACCGAGGCCAAGTACCCGGATACCGTGGCGCTGGATGCCGGCAGTGCTGAGGACTGGCGCGAACACCTCGCCGAGGGGGGCGAATTGATGCTCAACCCCGGTTCCCGCTGCGCCTTTTGCCGTGACCCGGCCAGCCTGTTTATCGATGGCGAGGCATTCCCTGCCCCACTCCTGTTCGCCGAGGGCTTCTGCAACACCCGCAGCCTCACCCAATCGGATGTAGACGGCTATCCGGAGCTGATGGCCCATGGCGGCCTGCTGGATCAGCTGGTTTCCCAGGGCAGCCTGATTTACCCTGAGCTGCTCGACGATGAGGAAGACGAAGAAGACTGGGAGGAATAA
- a CDS encoding GNAT family N-acetyltransferase, which yields MSLFVRLADWQTDKATIRDIRQKVFVEEQKVPADLEWDEHEETAQHFLIYHHNKAIGTGRLTGGGKIGRMAILKEARGLGAGLELLKRICKFARISGQKNAYLNAQVHAIPFYEKASFTVTGEEFMEADIPHVRMELTLSESEPSENLDDWNR from the coding sequence ATGAGCCTGTTTGTGCGCCTGGCCGACTGGCAGACAGATAAAGCCACCATTCGCGATATCCGGCAGAAGGTCTTTGTGGAAGAGCAGAAGGTTCCAGCGGACCTGGAATGGGATGAGCACGAAGAGACTGCCCAGCACTTCCTGATTTACCACCACAATAAGGCAATCGGAACCGGACGCCTGACCGGCGGCGGCAAAATCGGTCGCATGGCCATATTGAAAGAAGCCCGCGGACTTGGCGCCGGGCTGGAACTGCTCAAGCGTATCTGCAAATTTGCCCGTATCTCTGGGCAAAAAAATGCCTACCTGAATGCCCAGGTACACGCGATCCCCTTCTATGAAAAGGCGAGCTTCACCGTGACCGGGGAGGAATTCATGGAGGCTGACATCCCCCATGTGCGCATGGAACTCACCCTGAGCGAAAGTGAGCCCAGTGAAAACCTCGACGACTGGAACCGCTGA